One stretch of Parafrankia irregularis DNA includes these proteins:
- a CDS encoding MazG-like family protein, whose product MFPAGTFTLVDVLPNSPAPSETAALSEAAAPPETAVSPEPTPPTVLPEAAVPSEPMLPTAAIDAAVRALDLNDRRMAIGPDEGLALRVVKVAEECGEASAALIGLRGQNPRKSRGSEQELIDELLDVALSALVAAASTTGDWAARFTAHVEARTARLIAAVGERYPGE is encoded by the coding sequence GTGTTCCCGGCCGGTACCTTCACGCTGGTGGATGTGCTTCCGAACAGTCCCGCACCGTCCGAGACCGCTGCGCTTTCGGAGGCCGCTGCGCCGCCGGAGACCGCCGTGTCGCCGGAGCCGACGCCGCCCACGGTGCTGCCGGAGGCAGCCGTGCCATCGGAGCCGATGCTGCCCACGGCCGCGATCGACGCCGCCGTGCGGGCGCTCGACCTGAACGATCGAAGAATGGCGATCGGTCCCGACGAGGGCCTCGCGCTGCGGGTGGTCAAGGTGGCCGAGGAGTGCGGCGAGGCGAGCGCGGCGCTGATCGGCCTGCGTGGACAGAACCCGCGCAAGAGCCGCGGTTCGGAGCAGGAGCTGATCGACGAGCTCCTCGACGTGGCGCTTTCCGCGCTGGTCGCCGCCGCGTCGACAACCGGTGACTGGGCGGCCCGGTTCACGGCCCATGTCGAGGCGAGGACGGCCCGGCTGATCGCGGCCGTGGGGGAGCGGTATCCCGGCGAGTGA
- a CDS encoding TetR family transcriptional regulator, which translates to MAAGENGHALTRIPEASRADATRARLLAAALDAFATKGFHGTTTRDIAAAAGMSSAALYVHHKSKEELLYLISLTGHQRTLARLRAALAHSDDPVEQLRRVAQTFAESHARDHTTARVVNYELAALSSEHREEIHAIRREIAAEIGGIVQRGVAAKVFVAPDPAMTATALVSLAIDIGRWYRDDGSWTPAEIGRRYAELSLRMVGAALP; encoded by the coding sequence ATGGCCGCGGGCGAGAACGGACACGCCTTGACTCGGATCCCGGAGGCTTCGCGCGCCGACGCGACCCGCGCGCGCCTTCTCGCGGCCGCCCTCGACGCGTTCGCGACAAAAGGTTTTCACGGCACCACCACCCGCGACATCGCGGCGGCGGCGGGAATGAGTTCGGCAGCCCTGTACGTCCATCACAAATCGAAGGAAGAACTGCTTTACCTCATCTCGTTGACCGGGCACCAACGGACGCTCGCGAGGCTGCGCGCGGCGCTCGCCCACTCGGATGACCCGGTCGAGCAACTGCGCAGAGTGGCCCAGACCTTCGCCGAGTCGCATGCTCGCGATCACACCACCGCCCGGGTGGTCAACTACGAGCTCGCCGCACTGAGCTCGGAGCATCGGGAGGAGATTCACGCCATTCGGCGGGAGATCGCCGCGGAGATCGGCGGAATCGTGCAGCGGGGTGTCGCCGCGAAGGTGTTCGTCGCACCCGATCCGGCGATGACGGCGACCGCGCTGGTCTCCCTCGCCATCGACATCGGCCGCTGGTACCGGGACGACGGCTCGTGGACCCCGGCGGAGATCGGCCGCCGGTACGCCGAGCTGTCGCTGCGGATGGTCGGCGCAGCTCTTCCTTAG
- a CDS encoding MFS transporter, with protein sequence MSLTIDPPADTRSPDRNGIRRLWLRQLAHYPANGPRGLYLAITVLVAVFLYYALYTQGAVATQIIEHYHFSFTAFVFVSVIGNAIGAFASLFAGLTDRWGRANLVVVGVLAVALIALLGLPNAPGKAGFTVMYSVLCFVEGIVLVATPALVRDFSPQVGRGLAMGFWTLGPVLGSLTVTSVSSNTLDEHPDWRFQFYVCGVVGLVMFVVALVGLRELAPALRDQLMVSMRDRALIEARAAGIDPEQASAGSWRRVLKPNVIGPAFAISTFLLLYYILVGFAVVYFATVHGYSEARANAVANWYWISNAIALVVAGALSDHFRVRKPFMVVGMAISVVGNILFALSTTDPDTGYYAIAFYFVLSAAGSGIAYVAWMAAFTETVEKHSPAATATGLAIWGWILRVVVSVALILFTFALPATSVLVDKGTRVEHIVTSHPREVAVLSAIDPATSAALARNPEDTAALSRALGQVAAEQGATATEAAAVSTAVRERSRELATAQAIDPDTLKALQQDPPDGTAIGAALADIVKELGVPQPTAVELLTRLGDPDVKADLALVQKYGAVLTSAEAAIPPDDLAYLSAHGTEVADAQKDNPGQWQNWWWVCVAGQIVFVPFIFLLTGRWSPRLAREDERVHEAMVEREMAALQQARSAAAATATSGGSPEPTAGSQPAP encoded by the coding sequence TTGAGTCTGACGATCGATCCGCCGGCCGACACCCGCAGCCCGGATCGAAATGGCATCCGCAGGCTCTGGTTACGCCAGCTCGCCCACTACCCCGCCAATGGACCCCGCGGCCTCTATCTCGCGATCACCGTCCTCGTGGCCGTTTTTCTCTACTACGCGTTGTACACCCAGGGCGCGGTCGCGACGCAGATCATCGAGCATTACCACTTCTCGTTCACGGCCTTCGTCTTCGTCAGCGTCATCGGCAATGCGATCGGCGCCTTCGCATCGCTTTTCGCCGGTCTCACCGACCGCTGGGGCCGGGCCAACCTCGTCGTGGTCGGCGTGCTCGCGGTGGCCCTGATCGCCCTGCTGGGGCTGCCGAACGCACCCGGCAAGGCCGGCTTCACCGTCATGTACTCAGTGCTGTGCTTCGTCGAGGGAATCGTGCTGGTGGCCACTCCGGCACTGGTCCGGGACTTCTCACCGCAGGTCGGGCGGGGCCTCGCCATGGGCTTCTGGACCCTGGGCCCGGTGCTGGGCAGCCTCACGGTCACCAGCGTGTCGAGCAACACCCTGGACGAGCATCCCGACTGGCGCTTCCAGTTCTACGTCTGCGGCGTGGTCGGTCTGGTGATGTTCGTGGTCGCCCTGGTCGGGCTTCGGGAGCTGGCACCGGCGCTGCGTGACCAGCTCATGGTCAGCATGCGCGACCGCGCGCTGATCGAGGCCCGGGCCGCGGGCATCGACCCCGAACAGGCGTCCGCCGGGTCCTGGCGACGGGTGCTGAAGCCCAACGTGATCGGACCCGCCTTCGCGATCAGCACGTTCCTGCTGCTCTATTACATTCTGGTCGGCTTCGCCGTCGTCTACTTCGCCACCGTCCACGGGTACTCCGAGGCGCGGGCGAACGCGGTGGCCAACTGGTACTGGATCTCCAACGCGATCGCCCTGGTCGTCGCCGGAGCGTTGTCGGACCACTTCCGGGTCCGCAAGCCCTTCATGGTCGTCGGCATGGCGATCAGCGTCGTCGGAAACATTCTGTTCGCGTTGTCGACGACCGACCCCGACACCGGCTACTACGCGATCGCCTTCTATTTCGTGCTCAGCGCCGCCGGCAGCGGAATCGCGTACGTGGCCTGGATGGCGGCCTTCACCGAGACCGTCGAGAAGCACAGCCCCGCGGCGACCGCCACCGGTCTCGCCATCTGGGGCTGGATCCTGCGCGTCGTCGTCAGCGTCGCCCTGATCCTCTTCACGTTCGCGCTGCCCGCCACCTCCGTCCTCGTCGACAAGGGGACCCGCGTCGAGCACATCGTCACGTCGCATCCCAGGGAGGTCGCGGTTCTCTCCGCGATCGACCCGGCGACCTCGGCCGCACTGGCCAGGAACCCCGAGGACACGGCGGCGCTGTCCAGGGCGCTCGGCCAGGTCGCGGCCGAGCAGGGTGCCACCGCCACCGAGGCAGCGGCGGTGTCGACAGCCGTGCGGGAGCGGTCCCGGGAGCTCGCCACCGCGCAGGCGATCGACCCGGACACGCTGAAGGCGTTGCAGCAGGACCCGCCCGACGGCACCGCGATCGGCGCGGCCCTCGCCGACATCGTCAAGGAGCTCGGCGTCCCGCAGCCGACGGCGGTCGAGCTGCTCACCAGGCTGGGCGACCCCGACGTCAAGGCCGATCTCGCCCTCGTGCAGAAGTACGGCGCCGTCCTGACCTCCGCCGAGGCCGCGATCCCACCGGACGACCTCGCCTACCTCAGCGCCCACGGCACGGAGGTCGCCGACGCGCAGAAGGACAACCCGGGCCAGTGGCAGAACTGGTGGTGGGTGTGCGTCGCGGGCCAGATCGTGTTCGTCCCGTTCATCTTCCTGCTGACCGGACGGTGGAGCCCTCGGCTGGCCCGCGAGGACGAGCGGGTGCACGAGGCGATGGTCGAGCGTGAGATGGCCGCCCTGCAGCAGGCCAGGTCGGCCGCCGCGGCCACGGCAACCTCCGGCGGATCGCCGGAACCCACTGCGGGCAGCCAGCCCGCTCCGTAG
- a CDS encoding lamin tail domain-containing protein, with protein sequence MFGSSRGRVRLAVAGALALAALGLSGLPASADGPTSVRINEVESSGGSPGDWVELVNTGATAVDLSGWVVKDNDDSHVFTIASGTSLAAGGRVVVDVESAYGLGSSDSVRLYQSGGTTLIDSYTWTSHASTTYGRCPDGTGSFATTLASTRGATNSCSGSAWPGDSAVAVADATNVFGSNLSGVSFQSSSVLWAVKNGTGTLYRLVPSGSTWIRDTTGGWSSGKVLHYANGSGDPDAEGVVVSPDGVLVATERNNSDDNVSLLKVLRYDGSSTATSLNATAEWNLTADLPSSDPNSGLESIAWVPDTYLTAHGFRDEHTNSTYNPANYAGHGTGLYFVGLESNGTIYAYALDQAGGGYTRVATFGSGLATLMDLEFDAVTGHLWAVCDNTCAGRATTSDINGQGQFAVTATYQRPTGMGNYNNEGFAISPQACAAGRRPVIWADDSNDASHALRSGTLTC encoded by the coding sequence TTGTTCGGATCTTCCCGAGGAAGAGTGCGACTGGCTGTCGCCGGTGCCCTTGCCCTGGCGGCGCTGGGACTGTCCGGCCTGCCGGCGTCGGCCGACGGCCCGACGAGTGTGCGGATCAACGAGGTCGAGTCGAGCGGTGGTTCGCCCGGCGACTGGGTGGAGCTGGTGAACACCGGCGCCACGGCGGTGGATCTGTCCGGATGGGTGGTGAAGGACAACGACGACTCGCATGTGTTCACGATCGCGTCGGGTACGTCGCTGGCCGCCGGCGGGCGGGTGGTCGTCGATGTCGAGTCGGCCTACGGGCTGGGCAGCTCCGACTCGGTGCGGCTGTACCAGTCCGGCGGCACCACGTTGATCGACTCCTACACCTGGACGTCGCACGCGTCGACGACCTACGGGCGCTGTCCGGACGGGACGGGTTCGTTCGCCACCACACTCGCCTCGACCCGGGGCGCCACCAACTCCTGCTCCGGCTCGGCCTGGCCCGGTGACTCGGCGGTGGCGGTGGCCGACGCCACGAACGTCTTCGGATCGAACCTCAGCGGTGTGTCGTTCCAGAGCTCGAGCGTTCTGTGGGCGGTGAAGAACGGCACCGGCACGTTGTACCGCCTCGTTCCCAGCGGTTCGACCTGGATCCGTGACACGACCGGTGGCTGGTCCAGCGGCAAGGTGCTGCACTACGCGAACGGCTCCGGCGACCCGGACGCCGAAGGCGTCGTCGTGAGCCCGGATGGCGTCCTGGTGGCAACCGAACGGAACAACAGCGACGACAACGTCAGTCTGCTGAAGGTCCTGCGGTACGACGGTTCATCCACCGCGACGTCGTTGAACGCCACCGCGGAGTGGAACCTCACCGCGGACCTGCCGTCGTCGGACCCCAACAGCGGGCTGGAGTCCATCGCCTGGGTGCCGGACACCTATCTGACCGCGCACGGCTTCCGTGACGAGCACACCAACAGCACCTACAACCCGGCCAACTACGCCGGCCACGGCACCGGCCTGTACTTCGTCGGCCTCGAGTCCAACGGGACGATTTACGCCTACGCGCTCGACCAGGCCGGCGGCGGCTACACCAGGGTCGCCACCTTCGGCAGCGGCCTGGCAACGCTGATGGATCTGGAGTTCGACGCGGTGACCGGCCATCTGTGGGCCGTCTGTGACAACACCTGCGCGGGTAGGGCCACCACGTCGGACATCAACGGCCAGGGCCAGTTCGCCGTGACCGCCACTTACCAGCGGCCCACGGGGATGGGCAACTACAACAACGAGGGCTTCGCCATCTCGCCGCAGGCCTGCGCGGCCGGCCGCAGGCCGGTCATCTGGGCCGATGACAGCAACGACGCCAGCCACGCGCTGCGCAGCGGAACCCTGACCTGCTGA
- a CDS encoding TIR domain-containing protein: MTGVLNARPRPGAPDVPVRGIDAAARLPVMVALCRDDFFEDDWCGREWAVFTERLRLRPTNPAQATRGADTPHLLPLVWRRGQSAHWSAVHGLPGNPAERVAARLGRSYAAHDLHTLIRTQQWGKGGYFEVVELIADLVAAARRTPPPVLSTAAAEALPPAFGVPAEGPRPAASLRTTSPWFPPPNPSAVSSPSASSPASDPADQGPSGTGAGHRAGPVHVAVSYVGPNQPWADWIRDLLRARGHQVDLIRWNPLRGDRLSETLRAVEQSGADRLICLLSREYCVARADLSAAVTELEQWELLAGEGALRGRILRVVLDPEPLPEPLRSMSTIDLRGASAAALERLLAQVQGQGQVQGQVQRQVQGRAGHPAPQATPLPARGPHSPPRSNAPVENDFFTGRDDDLDRIAALLDRDGHAAVVAKDALPDLGESEVAIEYSNRFRMRYDVIWWISCQGDLSIAEQLDRLPAEESPESQESQESLEPAGGPPEEGGATRPAGDTPRRLLVFIAADDPDSIKEYFPQDGSHVLVVARNAGSWAQNTVAIGPLSRAESVFLLTETAPVNRGEADHLARLLRDRPGLIAEVAGHLVRREISLQRCIALLTDSQRYNDLPRDLHLRLMSMMVDDPGADPRAAQPSLSAPPVESPQTPQTPQPPAGGRRRPPTEPHPASAPPIDLTEGTQPTADEAGQSSVPQRDVFSIHAALMGVWIINDPDAFDAWMALLSERIERRILLPRHEPLAVRVMALIRHALAQTEPELLDAMARALEERAAGDPSVRQFRRHVDNVRHRWGQHSGSGSLDSTFLVDPGSTAASHLADGVVPYFFLSYARRRDSDLVERFHRRLETEIGRRARRQVNTRGFLDRVSMEGGAHWRAELQEAVRRSPMMIALCSDDYFSSSWCGREWAVFQERIRRATAPGGMPPAAIIPVRWLPLTCEPPEPAQAVQMLDVSGATRSDLPVMDLIQEDESVVLRLMRLLTERMMKIAAAALPPLERDLTELVEPLFGSTRG, encoded by the coding sequence ATGACCGGTGTACTGAATGCGCGTCCACGCCCCGGCGCCCCTGACGTGCCGGTTCGCGGAATCGACGCCGCGGCCCGCCTGCCTGTCATGGTCGCCCTGTGCCGCGACGATTTCTTCGAGGACGACTGGTGCGGCCGGGAGTGGGCGGTATTCACCGAACGGCTGCGGCTACGTCCCACCAACCCCGCGCAGGCCACCCGCGGTGCGGACACCCCTCATCTGCTGCCTCTCGTGTGGAGACGCGGTCAGTCCGCGCACTGGTCGGCGGTCCATGGCCTGCCTGGCAACCCGGCCGAACGGGTGGCGGCGAGGCTCGGCCGTTCCTATGCCGCGCACGACCTGCACACGCTGATCCGGACCCAGCAATGGGGCAAGGGCGGCTACTTCGAGGTTGTGGAGCTGATCGCCGACCTGGTCGCGGCGGCCCGCCGAACACCGCCGCCCGTCCTGTCCACCGCGGCCGCGGAAGCGTTGCCGCCCGCCTTCGGGGTGCCGGCGGAAGGGCCCCGGCCCGCCGCATCTCTGCGCACGACATCTCCCTGGTTCCCGCCCCCGAATCCGTCCGCCGTGAGCTCTCCCAGCGCGAGCTCACCCGCCAGCGACCCGGCCGACCAGGGCCCGTCCGGCACGGGGGCCGGTCACCGTGCCGGCCCCGTGCATGTCGCGGTCAGCTATGTCGGGCCGAACCAGCCCTGGGCGGACTGGATCAGGGACCTTCTCCGCGCACGCGGGCATCAGGTTGACCTGATCCGCTGGAATCCGCTGCGTGGCGACCGGCTGTCCGAGACCTTGCGCGCGGTCGAGCAGTCCGGCGCGGACCGGCTGATCTGCCTGCTGTCCCGGGAGTACTGCGTCGCCCGCGCGGACCTGAGCGCCGCGGTGACCGAGCTGGAGCAGTGGGAGTTACTCGCCGGCGAGGGAGCACTGCGCGGCAGGATCCTGCGCGTCGTGCTCGATCCCGAGCCGCTGCCCGAACCTCTGCGCTCGATGTCCACCATCGACCTGCGGGGCGCCTCGGCAGCCGCACTGGAGCGACTGCTGGCCCAGGTCCAGGGCCAAGGCCAGGTCCAGGGCCAGGTCCAGCGCCAGGTCCAGGGCCGGGCTGGCCACCCCGCGCCGCAGGCCACGCCCCTGCCGGCCCGGGGCCCGCACTCGCCGCCGCGGTCCAACGCACCGGTGGAGAACGATTTCTTCACCGGGCGGGACGACGACCTGGACCGGATCGCGGCCCTGCTCGACCGGGACGGACACGCCGCGGTGGTGGCGAAGGACGCACTGCCGGACCTGGGTGAGTCCGAGGTGGCGATCGAGTACTCGAACCGGTTCCGGATGCGGTACGACGTGATCTGGTGGATTTCCTGCCAGGGCGACCTGAGTATCGCCGAGCAGCTCGATCGGCTACCCGCGGAGGAGTCGCCGGAATCCCAGGAATCTCAGGAATCCCTCGAACCCGCCGGAGGCCCACCGGAAGAAGGGGGGGCCACCCGGCCGGCCGGCGACACACCCAGGCGGCTGCTGGTGTTCATCGCGGCCGATGATCCCGACTCCATCAAGGAGTATTTCCCCCAGGACGGCTCGCACGTCCTGGTTGTGGCCAGGAATGCCGGCTCCTGGGCTCAGAACACCGTTGCGATCGGGCCGCTGAGCAGAGCCGAGTCGGTGTTTCTGCTCACGGAGACGGCGCCGGTGAACCGGGGAGAGGCCGACCACCTCGCACGCCTGCTGCGGGATCGCCCGGGTCTCATCGCCGAGGTGGCCGGCCACCTTGTCCGCCGTGAGATATCGCTGCAGCGGTGCATCGCGCTTCTGACCGACTCCCAGCGGTACAACGACCTGCCGCGCGACCTCCACCTCCGGCTGATGAGCATGATGGTCGACGATCCAGGAGCAGATCCCCGAGCAGCCCAGCCGAGCCTTTCCGCGCCCCCCGTGGAATCTCCGCAGACACCGCAGACACCACAGCCTCCGGCCGGCGGCAGGAGACGGCCGCCGACGGAGCCGCACCCGGCGTCTGCGCCGCCGATCGACCTGACCGAAGGCACCCAGCCCACGGCGGACGAGGCCGGCCAGTCCTCCGTGCCCCAACGGGACGTCTTCAGCATTCACGCCGCGCTCATGGGTGTCTGGATCATCAACGATCCGGATGCGTTCGACGCCTGGATGGCGCTGCTGTCCGAGCGCATCGAGCGTCGAATCCTGCTTCCTCGTCACGAGCCGCTTGCCGTACGGGTGATGGCACTCATCCGGCACGCCCTGGCGCAGACCGAGCCGGAGCTGCTCGACGCCATGGCGCGGGCGCTGGAGGAACGGGCCGCCGGCGACCCGTCGGTCCGGCAGTTCCGTCGACACGTCGACAACGTCCGGCACCGCTGGGGGCAGCACAGCGGAAGCGGATCGCTCGACAGCACCTTCCTCGTCGATCCGGGCAGTACGGCGGCCAGCCACCTGGCAGACGGAGTCGTTCCGTATTTCTTCCTGAGCTATGCCCGTCGGCGTGACAGCGATCTGGTGGAGCGGTTCCACCGCCGTCTCGAGACGGAGATCGGCCGGCGCGCCAGGCGGCAGGTGAACACCAGAGGGTTCCTCGACCGGGTCAGCATGGAGGGCGGCGCGCACTGGCGCGCGGAGCTCCAGGAAGCCGTCCGCCGCAGCCCGATGATGATCGCACTCTGCTCGGACGACTATTTCAGCAGCTCCTGGTGCGGCCGTGAATGGGCGGTCTTCCAGGAACGGATCCGGCGGGCGACCGCGCCGGGCGGCATGCCGCCGGCGGCGATTATTCCGGTTCGGTGGCTCCCGCTTACCTGTGAACCGCCCGAACCGGCGCAGGCGGTACAGATGCTGGACGTCAGCGGCGCCACCCGGTCCGACCTGCCGGTGATGGATCTCATCCAGGAGGACGAGAGCGTCGTGCTCCGCCTTATGCGGCTGCTCACCGAGCGAATGATGAAGATCGCGGCAGCCGCGCTGCCGCCGCTCGAACGAGATCTGACAGAACTGGTCGAGCCCCTGTTCGGGTCGACCCGAGGATGA